Proteins encoded in a region of the Agromyces protaetiae genome:
- the rpoB gene encoding DNA-directed RNA polymerase subunit beta: MAAARNATTPNPKNGRGASRLSFAKVTDTLTVPDLLALQTESFDWLVGNEAWRARVEEAVEAGRTDLPEATGLEEIFEEISPIEDLGETMQLSFTNPELEPPKYTIDECKEKGKTFSAPLYVNAEFMNHLTGEIKTQTVFMGDFPLMTPKGTFVINGTERVVVSQLVRSPGVYFERTPDKTSDKDIYSARVIPSRGAWLEFEIDKRDQVGVRIDRKRKQSVTVFMKALGLTSEEILEEFAGYESIALTLEKDNILTKEEALKDIYRKLRPGEQVAAEAARALLDNFYFNPKRYDLAKVGRYKINQKLGLEAPLTDSVLTVQDIVATIKYLVALHEGKATLPGRRGGENVEIRLDVDDIDNFGNRRIRAVGELIQNQVRTGLSRMERVVRERMTTQDIEAITPQTLINVRPVVAAIKEFFGTSQLSQFMDQNNPLAGLTHKRRLSALGPGGLSRDRAGVEVRDVHPSHYGRMCPIETPEGPNIGLIGSLASFARINSFGFIETPYRRVENGKVTERIDYLTAMEENDFIVAQANAPLKADGHFQEERVLARKKGGEVDLFPAAEIGYMDVSPRQMVSVATSLIPFLEHDDANRALMGANMQRQAVPLLRSDSPFVGTGMEGYAAVDAGDVITADRAGVVAEVSADAVTVQLDEGGTQTYYLRKFDRSNQGTSYNNRVVVSAGERIEVGEVIADGPATDNGELALGKNLLVAFMPWEGHNFEDAIILSQNLVKDDVLSSIHIEEYEVDARDTKLGKEEITRDLPNVSPDLLADLDERGIIRIGAEVRPGDILVGKVTPKGETELSAEERLLRAIFNEKSREVRDTSLKVPHGEQGTIIGVKVFDSQDGDDELGSGVNQRVVVYIAQKRKITEGDKLAGRHGNKGVISKILPVEDMPFLADGTPVDVILNPLGIPGRMNFGQVLETHLGWVAKQGWKVEGKPSWAKRLPEAAHEAAPGTKVATPVFDGALEEEIAGLLDSTLPNRDGERLIDSSGKTQLFDGRSGEPFPYPVSVGYMYILKLHHLVDDKIHARSTGPYSMITQQPLGGKAQFGGQRFGEMEVWALEAYGAAYALQELLTIKSDDILGRVKVYEAIVKGENIQEPGIPESFKVLMKEMQSLCLNVEVLSADGTAVSLRDTDDEAFRAAEELGINISARFESSNIDEI, encoded by the coding sequence TTGGCTGCTGCGCGCAACGCAACCACGCCCAACCCCAAGAACGGACGAGGTGCGAGCCGCCTCTCCTTCGCGAAGGTCACCGACACCCTCACCGTACCCGACCTGCTGGCCCTGCAGACCGAGAGCTTCGACTGGCTCGTCGGCAACGAGGCCTGGCGCGCTCGCGTCGAGGAGGCGGTCGAGGCCGGTCGTACCGACCTGCCCGAGGCCACCGGCCTCGAGGAGATCTTCGAAGAGATCTCCCCGATCGAGGACCTCGGCGAGACCATGCAGCTCTCGTTCACGAACCCTGAGCTCGAGCCGCCGAAGTACACGATCGACGAGTGCAAGGAGAAGGGCAAGACGTTCTCTGCACCGCTGTACGTGAACGCCGAGTTCATGAACCACCTCACGGGTGAGATCAAGACGCAGACCGTCTTCATGGGCGACTTCCCGCTCATGACCCCGAAGGGCACCTTCGTCATCAACGGCACCGAGCGTGTCGTCGTGTCGCAGCTCGTCCGTTCGCCCGGCGTCTACTTCGAGCGCACGCCCGACAAGACGAGCGACAAGGACATCTACTCGGCGCGCGTCATCCCGAGCCGCGGTGCGTGGCTCGAGTTCGAGATCGACAAGCGCGACCAGGTCGGCGTCCGCATCGACCGCAAGCGCAAGCAGTCGGTCACGGTCTTCATGAAGGCCCTCGGCCTCACCTCGGAAGAGATCCTCGAGGAGTTCGCCGGTTACGAGTCGATCGCCCTCACCCTCGAGAAGGACAACATCCTCACGAAGGAAGAGGCGCTCAAGGACATCTACCGGAAGCTCCGCCCGGGCGAGCAGGTCGCCGCCGAGGCCGCGCGCGCGCTCCTCGACAACTTCTACTTCAACCCGAAGCGCTACGACCTCGCCAAGGTCGGCCGGTACAAGATCAACCAGAAGCTCGGCCTCGAGGCCCCGCTGACGGACTCGGTGCTCACGGTGCAAGACATCGTGGCCACGATCAAGTACCTCGTCGCGCTGCACGAGGGCAAGGCGACCCTGCCGGGTCGTCGCGGTGGCGAGAACGTCGAGATCCGTCTCGACGTCGACGACATCGACAACTTCGGCAACCGTCGCATCCGTGCGGTGGGCGAGCTGATCCAGAACCAGGTGCGCACGGGCCTCAGCCGTATGGAGCGCGTCGTCCGCGAGCGCATGACGACGCAGGACATCGAGGCCATCACCCCGCAGACCCTGATCAACGTGCGACCCGTCGTCGCCGCGATCAAGGAGTTCTTCGGCACCTCGCAGCTGTCGCAGTTCATGGACCAGAACAACCCGCTGGCCGGCCTCACGCACAAGCGCCGCCTCTCGGCGCTCGGCCCCGGTGGTCTCTCGCGCGACCGCGCGGGCGTCGAGGTCCGCGACGTGCACCCCTCGCACTACGGCCGCATGTGCCCGATCGAGACGCCGGAAGGCCCGAACATCGGCCTCATCGGCTCCCTCGCGTCGTTCGCGCGGATCAACTCGTTCGGCTTCATCGAGACGCCGTACCGTCGCGTCGAGAACGGCAAGGTCACCGAGCGCATCGACTACCTCACGGCGATGGAGGAGAACGACTTCATCGTCGCTCAGGCCAACGCGCCGCTGAAGGCCGACGGTCACTTCCAGGAGGAGCGCGTCCTCGCCCGCAAGAAGGGCGGCGAGGTCGACCTGTTCCCCGCCGCCGAGATCGGCTACATGGACGTCTCGCCGCGCCAGATGGTGTCGGTGGCGACCTCGCTGATCCCGTTCCTCGAGCACGACGACGCGAACCGCGCCCTCATGGGTGCGAACATGCAGCGTCAGGCGGTGCCGCTGCTGCGCAGCGACTCGCCGTTCGTGGGCACCGGTATGGAGGGCTACGCCGCGGTCGACGCGGGTGACGTGATCACCGCCGACCGGGCCGGTGTCGTCGCCGAGGTCTCGGCCGACGCGGTGACCGTGCAACTCGACGAGGGCGGCACGCAGACCTACTACCTGCGCAAGTTCGACCGCTCGAACCAGGGCACGTCGTACAACAACCGGGTCGTCGTCTCGGCCGGTGAGCGCATCGAGGTCGGCGAGGTCATCGCCGACGGTCCCGCGACCGACAACGGCGAGCTCGCGCTCGGCAAGAACCTGCTCGTGGCGTTCATGCCGTGGGAGGGTCACAACTTCGAGGACGCGATCATCCTCAGCCAGAACCTGGTGAAGGACGACGTCCTCTCCTCGATCCACATCGAGGAGTACGAGGTCGACGCGCGCGACACCAAGCTCGGCAAGGAGGAGATCACGCGTGATCTCCCCAACGTGAGCCCCGACCTGCTGGCCGACCTCGACGAGCGCGGCATCATCCGCATCGGTGCCGAGGTCCGCCCCGGCGACATCCTCGTCGGCAAGGTCACGCCGAAGGGCGAGACCGAGCTGTCGGCGGAGGAGCGTCTGCTCCGCGCGATCTTCAACGAGAAGAGCCGCGAGGTGCGCGACACGTCGCTGAAGGTGCCCCACGGTGAGCAGGGCACGATCATCGGCGTCAAGGTGTTCGACTCGCAGGACGGCGACGACGAGCTCGGCTCGGGCGTCAACCAGCGCGTGGTCGTCTACATCGCCCAGAAGCGCAAGATCACCGAGGGTGACAAGCTCGCCGGTCGTCACGGCAACAAGGGCGTCATCTCGAAGATCCTGCCGGTCGAGGACATGCCGTTCCTCGCCGACGGCACGCCGGTCGACGTGATCCTGAACCCGCTCGGCATCCCCGGCCGCATGAACTTCGGCCAGGTGCTGGAGACCCACCTCGGGTGGGTCGCCAAGCAGGGCTGGAAGGTCGAGGGCAAGCCGTCCTGGGCGAAGCGCCTCCCCGAGGCCGCGCACGAGGCGGCCCCCGGCACCAAGGTCGCGACCCCGGTGTTCGACGGTGCGCTCGAGGAGGAGATCGCGGGTCTGCTCGACTCGACGCTCCCCAACCGCGACGGTGAGCGCCTGATCGACTCGAGCGGCAAGACGCAGCTCTTCGACGGCCGCTCCGGCGAGCCCTTCCCGTACCCGGTCTCGGTCGGCTACATGTACATCCTGAAGCTGCACCACCTCGTGGACGACAAGATCCACGCGCGCAGCACCGGCCCGTACTCGATGATCACCCAGCAGCCGCTGGGTGGGAAGGCGCAGTTCGGCGGCCAGCGCTTCGGTGAGATGGAGGTGTGGGCGCTCGAGGCATACGGTGCCGCGTACGCGCTCCAGGAGCTCCTCACGATCAAGTCCGACGACATCCTCGGCCGCGTCAAGGTGTACGAGGCGATCGTCAAGGGCGAGAACATCCAGGAGCCCGGCATCCCCGAGTCCTTCAAGGTGCTCATGAAAGAGATGCAGTCGCTGTGCCTGAACGTCGAGGTCCTCTCGGCAGACGGCACCGCGGTCTCGCTCCGCGACACCGATGACGAGGCCTTCCGCGCAGCGGAGGAGCTCGGCATCAACATCTCGGCACGCTTCGAATCGTCGAACATCGACGAGATCTAA
- a CDS encoding spermidine synthase, which yields MRPFEFARDVFSRDGFTLLVDGQSQSHVDPGEPGRLFFEYVRRIGNVIDAFRIPGAPIRALHLGGGGLSLPRYVEATRPGSSQVVVEHDGAMLDAVLARVPLPRDADLELVVADARDAVAHRSDANADLVIVDLYTGLDPPAFVASSAFAADVLAALAPDGLVVVNVADAAGLARLGAQARAFVRNAPTAELLVAGAPAILAGAEDGNAILVVAPGGLPADLERRLAAAGPHPAGVLTRDRLDVVLWGSC from the coding sequence ATGCGGCCCTTCGAATTCGCGCGCGACGTGTTCTCCCGCGACGGCTTCACGCTGCTCGTCGACGGCCAGTCACAGTCGCACGTCGACCCCGGCGAACCGGGCCGGCTCTTCTTCGAGTACGTCCGTCGTATCGGCAACGTCATCGACGCCTTCCGCATTCCCGGCGCACCGATCCGTGCGCTGCACCTCGGCGGCGGCGGCCTCTCGCTGCCGCGCTACGTCGAGGCGACCCGCCCGGGCTCGTCCCAGGTCGTCGTGGAGCACGACGGCGCGATGCTCGACGCGGTGCTCGCCCGCGTTCCGCTCCCCCGTGATGCGGACCTCGAACTGGTCGTGGCCGACGCCCGCGACGCCGTCGCCCACCGGTCGGACGCGAACGCCGACCTCGTCATCGTCGACCTCTACACCGGGCTCGACCCACCCGCGTTCGTCGCGTCGAGTGCATTCGCCGCCGATGTGCTCGCCGCGCTCGCACCCGACGGCCTCGTCGTGGTGAACGTCGCCGACGCGGCCGGGCTCGCGCGCCTCGGCGCGCAGGCGCGCGCGTTCGTGCGCAATGCGCCGACCGCCGAGCTCCTCGTCGCGGGCGCGCCGGCCATCCTCGCCGGGGCGGAGGACGGCAATGCGATCCTCGTGGTCGCACCCGGCGGCCTGCCCGCCGACCTCGAGCGACGCCTCGCCGCGGCCGGACCCCATCCCGCCGGAGTCCTCACGCGCGACCGCCTCGACGTCGTGCTCTGGGGGTCCTGCTAA
- a CDS encoding spermidine synthase, with the protein MPGQDPSDLERRLGVSGHLARLEESRSARGAWTLYVDDTPQSHVELDRPDWLGFEYVRRIGHAADVVAAEGAPITALHLGAGALTLPRYVAATRPGSRQQVVELEADLVELVREHLPLPRGAQIRVRTGDAREVLAKLPAGLDGAVDLAIVDIFSGARTPAHVTSAEFYGLLVPRLAPHGIVAVNVADGAGLAFARSQAATLSHVFAHVAIAAPPAMLKGRRFGNVVMFASAAELPFETMPRRLATDPAPAKLVEGAELERFVAGARVVTDATAVPSPPPNRSVFLSR; encoded by the coding sequence ATGCCCGGCCAGGACCCCTCCGACCTCGAACGTCGCCTCGGCGTGAGCGGTCACCTCGCGCGCCTCGAGGAGTCACGCTCGGCGCGCGGCGCGTGGACCCTGTACGTCGATGACACCCCGCAGTCGCATGTCGAGCTCGACCGACCGGATTGGCTCGGCTTCGAGTACGTTCGTCGCATCGGGCACGCGGCCGACGTGGTCGCGGCCGAGGGTGCCCCGATCACCGCGTTGCACCTCGGTGCCGGCGCGCTCACGCTGCCCCGGTACGTCGCCGCGACCCGGCCGGGGTCCAGGCAGCAGGTCGTCGAGCTCGAGGCCGACCTCGTCGAACTCGTGCGCGAGCATCTGCCGCTGCCCCGCGGCGCGCAGATCCGGGTGCGCACGGGCGACGCTCGGGAGGTGCTCGCGAAGCTGCCGGCGGGGCTCGACGGCGCGGTCGACCTCGCGATCGTCGACATCTTCTCGGGTGCGCGCACCCCCGCGCACGTCACGAGCGCCGAGTTCTACGGATTGCTCGTGCCGCGGCTCGCACCGCACGGCATCGTCGCGGTGAACGTCGCCGACGGCGCAGGGCTCGCGTTCGCGCGGTCGCAGGCGGCGACGCTCTCGCACGTCTTCGCGCACGTCGCCATCGCGGCGCCGCCGGCCATGCTCAAGGGCCGCCGGTTCGGCAACGTGGTCATGTTCGCATCGGCGGCCGAGCTGCCGTTCGAGACGATGCCGCGCCGGCTCGCCACCGACCCCGCCCCCGCGAAGCTCGTCGAGGGCGCAGAGCTCGAACGGTTCGTCGCCGGCGCGCGCGTCGTCACCGATGCGACCGCCGTGCCCAGCCCGCCCCCGAACCGCTCGGTCTTCCTCTCCCGCTGA
- a CDS encoding 5-oxoprolinase subunit C family protein yields the protein MTTARRALVLEQAGALALIEDLGRPGLAHLGVAESGALDRGALRLGNRLVGNADGAAGLELVGGGVRAVFRGEQWFAVAGAWGPVHLDGRRIAPYTAARARDGAVLELGAPERGIRYLLAVRGGLDVPAVLGSRSRDTLAGLGPEPVTAGTELTIGAEPEASVPALDQEAAFPPPAGAATVELLAGPRADWVTDASLTTLFDREWRLSPNSDRIGARLEGVPLERRVGGELVSEPTVPGAMQLPPSGLPTILLADRPVTGGYPVIAVATRSSLDRIAQLRPGQGVRFRHA from the coding sequence ATGACGACGGCGAGGCGTGCGCTGGTCCTCGAACAGGCCGGCGCGCTCGCGCTGATCGAGGACCTCGGGCGGCCCGGGCTCGCGCATCTCGGCGTCGCGGAGTCCGGAGCGCTCGACCGTGGTGCACTGCGGCTCGGCAATCGGCTGGTCGGGAACGCCGACGGCGCCGCGGGGCTCGAGCTCGTGGGCGGCGGCGTTCGCGCGGTGTTCCGCGGCGAGCAGTGGTTCGCCGTCGCCGGCGCCTGGGGGCCGGTGCACCTCGACGGACGGCGGATCGCGCCGTACACCGCTGCGCGCGCTCGAGACGGCGCGGTGCTCGAGCTCGGCGCTCCCGAGCGAGGCATCCGGTACCTGCTCGCGGTCCGCGGAGGCCTCGACGTTCCCGCCGTGCTCGGCTCACGCTCGCGCGACACGCTCGCGGGGCTCGGCCCCGAGCCCGTCACGGCCGGCACGGAGCTCACGATCGGCGCCGAACCCGAGGCATCCGTGCCCGCGCTCGATCAGGAGGCGGCGTTCCCGCCGCCTGCCGGCGCGGCGACCGTCGAGCTTCTCGCCGGTCCGCGCGCCGACTGGGTGACGGATGCCTCGCTCACGACGCTGTTCGACCGGGAGTGGCGGCTGTCGCCCAACTCCGACCGCATCGGCGCGCGGCTCGAAGGCGTGCCGCTCGAGCGCCGCGTCGGCGGCGAGCTGGTGAGCGAGCCGACGGTGCCGGGCGCCATGCAACTGCCGCCGTCGGGGCTGCCGACGATCCTGCTCGCCGACCGGCCGGTCACCGGCGGCTACCCCGTCATCGCCGTGGCGACGCGCAGCTCGCTCGACCGGATCGCACAGCTGCGGCCGGGTCAGGGTGTCCGCTTCCGCCACGCGTGA
- a CDS encoding 5-oxoprolinase subunit B family protein has translation MSVRILPSGEAALLVDCGGLGQVLALHDALAAAPIDGLVELVPAARTLLVAVDPARLPLETAAAWVRRTAAADEGSAVEHAAGPAAREAVVVPVVYDGADLSAVADLLGLTVDEVVARHVDATWRVAFIGFAPGFAYLVSDDWAFDVPRLASPRTRVPAGAVGLAGTFSGAYPRESPGGWQLIGRTEASLWDLAADPPALLTPGATVRFERSTR, from the coding sequence ATGAGCGTGCGGATCCTGCCGAGCGGCGAGGCCGCGCTGCTCGTGGACTGCGGCGGCCTCGGCCAGGTGCTCGCGCTGCACGACGCGCTCGCCGCCGCGCCGATCGACGGTCTCGTCGAGCTCGTGCCGGCCGCGCGCACGCTGCTCGTCGCGGTCGACCCGGCCCGGCTGCCACTCGAGACGGCCGCCGCGTGGGTGCGGCGCACCGCGGCGGCGGACGAGGGGAGTGCGGTCGAGCATGCCGCAGGGCCAGCTGCACGCGAGGCGGTGGTCGTTCCCGTCGTCTACGACGGCGCCGACCTCTCGGCGGTCGCGGACCTGCTCGGCCTGACCGTCGACGAGGTCGTCGCCAGGCATGTCGACGCGACCTGGCGGGTCGCGTTCATCGGGTTCGCGCCGGGCTTCGCGTATCTCGTGAGCGACGACTGGGCCTTCGACGTGCCGCGTCTGGCGAGTCCCCGGACGCGCGTGCCCGCGGGCGCCGTCGGGCTCGCCGGGACCTTCAGCGGCGCGTACCCGCGCGAGAGCCCGGGCGGCTGGCAGCTCATCGGCCGTACCGAGGCATCTCTCTGGGACCTCGCAGCCGACCCGCCCGCCCTGCTCACGCCCGGCGCGACGGTCCGCTTCGAGCGGAGCACCCGATGA
- a CDS encoding LamB/YcsF family protein, giving the protein MVATIDLNCDLGESFGAWRSGDDPAMFELVSSANVACGFHAGDPLTMRESVALAIRHGVALGAHPGYRDLAGFGRRALDASPDEIGAELVYQLGALDAAARVAGTRVRYVKAHGALYHRLADDPAAATGFAAAIAAYDAGLWVLGGAGSAIATAADASGLAFAREGFADRGVGADGRLIPRGEPGAVLTEPAAVTARAVELARGGDVDSICLHGDTPGAAVLARAVRRALEDAGIEIRSFA; this is encoded by the coding sequence GTGGTGGCCACGATCGACCTGAACTGCGACCTCGGCGAGTCGTTCGGCGCATGGCGCTCGGGCGACGACCCGGCGATGTTCGAGCTGGTCTCGAGCGCGAACGTGGCCTGCGGATTCCACGCCGGTGACCCGCTCACGATGCGCGAGAGCGTCGCGCTCGCGATTCGGCACGGGGTGGCGCTCGGCGCACACCCGGGCTACCGCGACCTCGCCGGATTCGGGCGACGCGCGCTCGACGCGAGCCCCGATGAGATCGGCGCTGAGCTGGTCTACCAGCTCGGCGCCCTCGATGCGGCGGCGCGGGTCGCGGGCACGCGTGTGCGGTACGTGAAGGCGCACGGCGCGCTCTATCACCGGCTCGCCGATGACCCGGCCGCGGCGACGGGGTTCGCCGCGGCGATCGCGGCGTACGACGCCGGGCTGTGGGTGCTGGGCGGTGCCGGCTCGGCGATCGCGACCGCGGCGGATGCCTCGGGGCTCGCGTTCGCCCGCGAGGGGTTCGCCGACCGGGGCGTCGGTGCCGACGGCCGACTCATCCCGCGCGGCGAGCCGGGCGCCGTGCTCACCGAACCGGCGGCCGTCACGGCGCGCGCGGTCGAGCTGGCGCGTGGCGGCGACGTCGACTCGATCTGCCTGCACGGCGACACGCCCGGTGCGGCCGTGCTCGCGCGCGCGGTGCGGCGGGCTCTCGAGGATGCCGGCATCGAGATCCGGTCGTTCGCGTGA
- a CDS encoding PQQ-dependent sugar dehydrogenase codes for MRRHTSRIRRGASVAASRTAANLRTASRSSAAAAAIALTLAACTAGPAPTPSATPTPEPPTTAPATPAPEPPPAVLPDGPVTPIATGLDAPWSVLRLPNGGVLVSERDTADIVEVGADGSVRTVTHLTEVAPAGEGGLLGLAWREGDADRPDQVYAYLTAAGDNRLVRMPLTGVPGTLALGAPEPVFSGIPKAATHNGGRIAFGPDGMLYVTTGDAGQRDAAQDPASLAGKILRLTPDGAAAPGNPFGTAAWSIGHRNPQGLAWDASGGLWAAEFGQNTWDELNRIERGANYGWPVVEGQAGDGRFSDPVVQWPTSEASPSGLAVVGDTLVLAALRGERLWTVYPATAGGAPVAQPWFAGEFGRIRDVVPGPDGELWFVTNNTDGRGSPADGDDRLLRVPLSPVP; via the coding sequence ATGCGGAGACACACGAGCAGGATTCGGCGCGGAGCATCCGTCGCCGCCTCGCGCACCGCCGCGAACCTGCGCACCGCGAGCCGCAGCTCTGCCGCAGCCGCCGCGATCGCGCTCACCCTCGCGGCGTGCACGGCCGGGCCTGCACCCACCCCGTCGGCCACGCCCACGCCGGAGCCGCCGACGACCGCGCCGGCCACGCCGGCACCCGAGCCGCCGCCGGCGGTCCTGCCGGACGGCCCGGTCACGCCGATCGCGACCGGTTTGGACGCCCCGTGGTCGGTGCTGCGGCTTCCGAACGGCGGCGTGCTCGTGAGCGAGCGCGACACCGCGGACATCGTCGAGGTCGGCGCCGACGGATCGGTGCGCACGGTCACGCACCTGACCGAGGTCGCGCCCGCTGGCGAGGGCGGCCTGCTCGGCCTCGCGTGGCGCGAGGGCGACGCTGACCGCCCCGACCAGGTCTACGCGTATCTCACGGCGGCGGGCGACAATCGCCTGGTGCGGATGCCGCTGACGGGAGTCCCCGGCACGCTTGCGCTCGGCGCGCCCGAGCCGGTGTTCTCGGGGATCCCGAAAGCCGCCACGCACAATGGCGGGCGGATCGCGTTCGGCCCCGACGGCATGCTCTACGTCACGACGGGCGATGCCGGCCAGCGCGATGCGGCGCAGGATCCCGCCTCGCTCGCGGGGAAGATCCTGCGACTGACGCCCGACGGCGCTGCCGCGCCCGGCAACCCGTTCGGCACCGCGGCCTGGTCGATCGGCCACCGCAACCCGCAGGGGCTCGCCTGGGATGCCTCGGGCGGGCTCTGGGCCGCGGAGTTCGGGCAGAACACGTGGGATGAGCTGAACCGCATCGAGCGGGGAGCGAACTACGGCTGGCCGGTCGTCGAAGGCCAGGCCGGCGACGGCCGCTTCAGCGATCCGGTCGTGCAGTGGCCGACCTCGGAGGCCAGCCCGAGCGGTCTGGCCGTCGTGGGCGACACGCTCGTGCTCGCGGCGCTCCGCGGCGAGCGCCTCTGGACCGTGTATCCCGCCACGGCCGGCGGTGCGCCCGTGGCGCAACCCTGGTTCGCCGGTGAGTTCGGGCGGATCCGCGATGTCGTGCCCGGACCGGACGGCGAGCTCTGGTTCGTCACCAACAACACCGACGGGCGTGGCTCGCCGGCCGACGGCGACGACCGGCTCCTGCGCGTGCCGCTCTCACCGGTGCCGTGA
- a CDS encoding SprT-like domain-containing protein, with the protein MADLDRVRRWAEALIALHLDASVWRFEFDHAKKRAGLCDYTAKRISVSRYLAARYDDDEIHQVLLHEVAHALAGPRAGHGPKWRATAATLGYVGRRTHDGEVADELAPWIGRCPAGHEHFRYRRPVRPLSCGLCRRGFDAAHLIEWRRREITAAMRRQAASSSEFAR; encoded by the coding sequence ATGGCGGATCTGGATCGGGTGCGGCGCTGGGCCGAGGCGCTGATCGCGCTGCACCTCGACGCGTCGGTCTGGCGCTTCGAGTTCGACCATGCCAAGAAGCGCGCGGGCCTCTGCGACTACACCGCGAAGCGCATCTCGGTCTCCCGGTACCTCGCGGCGCGGTACGACGACGACGAGATCCATCAGGTGCTGCTCCACGAGGTCGCCCATGCGCTCGCCGGGCCGCGCGCCGGGCATGGCCCGAAGTGGCGTGCGACGGCGGCGACGCTCGGCTATGTCGGCCGGCGCACCCACGACGGCGAGGTCGCCGACGAGCTCGCGCCGTGGATCGGCCGGTGCCCGGCCGGCCACGAGCACTTCCGGTATCGTCGACCAGTGCGGCCGCTCAGTTGCGGCCTGTGCCGCCGGGGCTTCGACGCCGCACATCTCATCGAGTGGCGACGACGTGAGATCACCGCCGCGATGCGCCGTCAGGCCGCCAGCTCGAGCGAGTTCGCGCGCTGA
- a CDS encoding CGNR zinc finger domain-containing protein, which yields MPVSTVSIPAGQWLTTPDDGQQWWFDTGSFALDFAYTGPILDGAADRLQHPDDLTAWLGDRFPMPVGAALPRDLADALALREAVTRLALAASRDEPLAGTDIDVVNLYAATPDIPPTLPGGTRQAGRSVQTVGQALSTIARETVDLVSPGNVERIRACSADDCGIVYLDTSRAATRRWCSMQRCGNRAKVRAHRARARAAA from the coding sequence GTGCCCGTCTCGACCGTCTCGATCCCCGCAGGCCAGTGGCTGACGACCCCCGACGACGGGCAGCAGTGGTGGTTCGACACCGGCTCGTTCGCCCTCGACTTCGCCTACACCGGGCCGATCCTCGACGGAGCCGCCGACCGGCTACAGCACCCCGACGATCTCACCGCCTGGCTCGGCGACCGCTTCCCGATGCCCGTGGGCGCCGCACTCCCGCGCGATCTCGCCGACGCGTTGGCGCTCCGGGAGGCGGTCACGCGGCTCGCACTGGCGGCCAGCCGCGACGAGCCGCTCGCCGGCACCGACATCGACGTCGTCAACCTCTACGCGGCGACGCCCGACATCCCGCCGACGCTGCCCGGCGGCACACGGCAGGCCGGGCGGTCGGTGCAGACCGTGGGCCAGGCACTGTCGACGATCGCCCGCGAGACCGTCGACCTCGTCTCACCCGGCAACGTGGAGCGCATCCGCGCATGCAGCGCCGACGACTGCGGCATCGTGTACCTCGACACCTCGCGCGCGGCCACACGCCGCTGGTGCTCGATGCAGCGCTGCGGCAACCGGGCGAAGGTCCGCGCCCACCGCGCTCGCGCCCGCGCCGCGGCCTGA
- a CDS encoding 2-phosphosulfolactate phosphatase, protein MTTYPPASQGKYQIRFDQGDAGLARIAGGVDIVVWVDALADASAASRALPSSVVPDSAAIVAAGLTDASAVAAWILAEQERIGRRAYVAIVAASDGTSFAVPDVLAAGAVVDALMTLGIDDTSPEAAVVSAAFGGLKRAVRHLTAASAQGRQALADGVSPERLHALSAIDSTDEVRVLRAAH, encoded by the coding sequence ATGACGACCTACCCGCCCGCCTCGCAGGGGAAGTACCAGATCCGGTTCGATCAGGGCGACGCGGGCCTCGCGCGCATCGCGGGCGGCGTCGACATCGTGGTCTGGGTGGACGCCCTGGCCGACGCGTCGGCCGCGTCGCGCGCGTTGCCGAGCAGCGTCGTGCCCGATTCGGCGGCGATCGTCGCCGCCGGGCTGACGGATGCTTCGGCCGTGGCCGCGTGGATCCTCGCCGAGCAGGAGCGGATCGGCCGCCGCGCCTACGTCGCGATCGTGGCCGCGAGCGACGGGACCTCATTCGCCGTGCCCGACGTGCTCGCCGCGGGGGCCGTGGTCGACGCGCTCATGACGCTCGGCATCGACGACACGTCACCCGAGGCCGCGGTCGTCAGTGCGGCGTTCGGCGGCCTCAAGCGGGCCGTGCGGCACCTGACCGCGGCGTCGGCGCAGGGCCGCCAGGCGCTCGCCGACGGGGTCTCGCCCGAGCGCCTGCACGCCTTGTCCGCGATCGACTCGACCGACGAGGTGCGAGTGCTGCGCGCCGCACACTGA